A genomic region of Zalophus californianus isolate mZalCal1 chromosome 11, mZalCal1.pri.v2, whole genome shotgun sequence contains the following coding sequences:
- the LOC113914009 gene encoding transcription initiation factor IIA subunit 2-like, with product MAYQLYRNTTLGNSLQESPDELIQSQQLTPQLALQVLLQFDKAINSALAQRVRNRVNFRGSLNTYRFCDNVWTFVLNDVEFREVTELIKVDKVKIVACDGKNTGSNTTE from the coding sequence ATGGCATATCAGTTATACAGAAacaccactttgggaaacagtctcCAGGAGAGCCCTGATGAGCTCATACAGTCTCAACAGCTCACCCCCCAACTTGCCCTTCAAGTTCTACTTCAGTTTGATAAAGCTATAAATTCAGCATTGGCGCAGAGGGTCAGAAACAGAGTCAATTTCAGGGGCTCTCTAAATACATACAGATTCTGTGATAACGTGTGGACTTTTGTTTTGAATGATGTTGAATTCAGAGAGGTGACAGAACTTATTAAAGTGGATAAAGTGAAAATTGTAGCCTGTGATGGTAAAAATACTGGCTCCAATACTACagaatga